A genomic region of Dreissena polymorpha isolate Duluth1 chromosome 4, UMN_Dpol_1.0, whole genome shotgun sequence contains the following coding sequences:
- the LOC127877406 gene encoding methyltransferase-like protein 27 isoform X1 — MKQFFFIKVYISSQRIVTIKNVKIRGYIFIEEKPEVMEKYTANCKAHRKGMAPEEVAEYYTTWAENQQYDLDLDPSVYMGPSIVAKEAAKCFEENREKVRLIDIACGTGRVGKELSTYGFKSIDGVDPAEGMLKQCQTSHIYTNLYKEFVCEKPLPIAEGTYDCAVCSGGFGEGHIPCSGLQEMARIVKSGGLIIFMMRKEYMKDVEEYANKLEPMISRLEHEHTWELLERREVANYSFNKDGVIFKLRIKRGCHAENITANGTERA, encoded by the exons atgaaacagtttttttttattaaagtataTATTTCTTCTCAAAGAATAGTGACAATTAAAAACGTAAAAATAAGGGGTTATATTTTCATAGAGGAAAAGCCCGAAGTCATGGAGAAATACACAGCGAACTGCAAGGCGCACCGGAAGGGAATGGCACCAGAGGAGGTCGCGGAGTATTACACTACTTGGGCCGAAAATCAACAGTACGATTTA GACTTAGACCCCAGCGTTTACATGGGACCTTCGATCGTGGCGAAAGAAGCTGCCAAATGCTTTGAAGAGAATCGCGAAAAGGTTCGCTTAATAGACATCGCATGTGGAACTGGTCGCGTAGGAAAAGAG CTTTCTACGTATGGTTTTAAATCCATTGACGGCGTTGATCCTGCGGAGGGAATGCTGAAACAGTGCCAGACGAGCCACATCTATACAAACTTGTATAAAGAGTTCGTCTGCGAAAAACCACTTCCAATCGCAGAAG GTACTTACGACTGCGCAGTCTGCTCGGGAGGCTTTGGTGAGGGCCATATACCCTGCAGCGGGCTACAGGAAATGGCCCGAATCGTCAAGTCCG GTGGTCTGATAATTTTCATGATGCGCAAGGAATACATGAAAGACGTTGAGGAATATGCGAACAAGCTGGAACCCATGATTTCCCGCCTGGAGCACGAGCACACGTGGGAGCTTCTCGAGAGACGAGAGGTGGCCAACTACTCCTTTAACAAGGACGGCGTCATTTTCAAGTTGAGGATCAAACGCGGCTGTCATGCGGAGAATATTACCGCCAACGGAACAGAACGGGCTTAA
- the LOC127877406 gene encoding methyltransferase-like protein 27 isoform X2: MEKYTANCKAHRKGMAPEEVAEYYTTWAENQQYDLDLDPSVYMGPSIVAKEAAKCFEENREKVRLIDIACGTGRVGKELSTYGFKSIDGVDPAEGMLKQCQTSHIYTNLYKEFVCEKPLPIAEGTYDCAVCSGGFGEGHIPCSGLQEMARIVKSGGLIIFMMRKEYMKDVEEYANKLEPMISRLEHEHTWELLERREVANYSFNKDGVIFKLRIKRGCHAENITANGTERA, from the exons ATGGAGAAATACACAGCGAACTGCAAGGCGCACCGGAAGGGAATGGCACCAGAGGAGGTCGCGGAGTATTACACTACTTGGGCCGAAAATCAACAGTACGATTTA GACTTAGACCCCAGCGTTTACATGGGACCTTCGATCGTGGCGAAAGAAGCTGCCAAATGCTTTGAAGAGAATCGCGAAAAGGTTCGCTTAATAGACATCGCATGTGGAACTGGTCGCGTAGGAAAAGAG CTTTCTACGTATGGTTTTAAATCCATTGACGGCGTTGATCCTGCGGAGGGAATGCTGAAACAGTGCCAGACGAGCCACATCTATACAAACTTGTATAAAGAGTTCGTCTGCGAAAAACCACTTCCAATCGCAGAAG GTACTTACGACTGCGCAGTCTGCTCGGGAGGCTTTGGTGAGGGCCATATACCCTGCAGCGGGCTACAGGAAATGGCCCGAATCGTCAAGTCCG GTGGTCTGATAATTTTCATGATGCGCAAGGAATACATGAAAGACGTTGAGGAATATGCGAACAAGCTGGAACCCATGATTTCCCGCCTGGAGCACGAGCACACGTGGGAGCTTCTCGAGAGACGAGAGGTGGCCAACTACTCCTTTAACAAGGACGGCGTCATTTTCAAGTTGAGGATCAAACGCGGCTGTCATGCGGAGAATATTACCGCCAACGGAACAGAACGGGCTTAA